One window of Chryseobacterium indologenes genomic DNA carries:
- a CDS encoding polysaccharide deacetylase family protein → MVTSNYFSEILSDNRLQDWVGNIFRERFDVNVQVKFSEDCFCLTFSKNSHFVTINFTNNGRQAFFNKEKVFSYVSGESISKTAGLEIPNENLVLFGVSEIDWFIRKENNVFTINYDFISYMIWSLNRLEEYGVNSEDKHSRFELKNSHLFKDELYLRPVVDEWVYFIGSILLASEIDCKQNTFSYEVSHDVDKISRYISVPKIKFIALFLIDSVKRPKLAISYLMNRASFFDKEASNTFDWLMDVSEKHGIISKFYFIPANTSFKFDFRYNYTSFVKRLIKKINDRGHEVGIHYSYNASSKFNIKTEWMKLRKILSELNISTEMGGRMHYLRINFLKTLRQISTVGQKYDNTLTFYETGGFRCGTCFPYKPFDIYNKSILNVEIRPLIIMEGSVLDYSKIRIDDDKALNYVKKIVLQCYKVGGRFSLLWHNDEFENEKKKELYCQILEFCSTLNNTKQV, encoded by the coding sequence TTGGTAACAAGTAATTATTTCTCAGAAATACTTTCCGATAATCGGCTGCAAGATTGGGTGGGTAATATTTTTAGAGAGAGATTTGATGTAAATGTCCAGGTTAAGTTCTCTGAGGACTGCTTTTGTCTGACTTTTTCTAAAAACAGCCATTTTGTAACGATTAACTTTACAAATAATGGTAGACAAGCATTTTTCAATAAAGAAAAAGTCTTCAGTTATGTGTCCGGAGAATCTATTTCAAAAACAGCAGGGCTGGAAATTCCAAATGAAAATTTAGTTTTATTTGGAGTTTCGGAAATAGATTGGTTTATCAGGAAAGAAAATAATGTTTTTACAATAAATTATGACTTCATATCATACATGATATGGTCTCTCAATAGATTAGAGGAATATGGAGTGAATTCTGAAGATAAACATTCCAGATTTGAGCTGAAAAACTCGCATTTATTTAAGGATGAATTATACCTGAGGCCAGTAGTTGATGAGTGGGTCTATTTTATTGGAAGTATACTTTTAGCCTCTGAAATTGATTGTAAGCAAAATACGTTTTCTTATGAAGTAAGCCACGATGTAGATAAAATATCAAGATATATTAGTGTTCCGAAAATTAAATTTATTGCCCTTTTTCTTATAGATTCTGTAAAAAGACCAAAATTGGCTATTTCTTATCTGATGAATAGAGCATCTTTTTTTGATAAAGAGGCTTCAAATACATTTGATTGGCTTATGGATGTTTCAGAGAAACACGGTATAATCAGTAAATTTTATTTTATTCCAGCCAATACCTCTTTCAAATTTGATTTTAGATACAACTATACCAGTTTTGTAAAACGTCTTATAAAGAAAATTAACGATAGAGGCCATGAAGTAGGTATTCATTATAGTTACAATGCATCATCAAAATTTAATATTAAGACAGAGTGGATGAAGCTCCGAAAAATTTTGTCTGAATTGAACATTTCTACAGAAATGGGAGGTAGAATGCATTATTTAAGAATTAATTTTCTCAAAACACTAAGACAAATTTCTACAGTTGGGCAGAAGTATGATAATACCCTAACCTTTTATGAAACAGGTGGTTTCAGATGCGGAACATGTTTCCCCTATAAACCATTTGATATCTATAACAAATCAATTCTAAATGTAGAAATAAGACCTCTGATTATAATGGAAGGAAGTGTCTTGGATTATTCTAAAATAAGAATAGATGATGATAAAGCTCTTAATTACGTCAAAAAAATAGTTCTTCAGTGTTATAAAGTGGGAGGGAGATTTTCATTACTTTGGCACAATGATGAATTTGAGAATGAAAAAAAGAAAGAACTATACTGTCAGATCCTCGAATTTTGTTCAACCCTGAATAATACAAAGCAAGTATGA
- a CDS encoding Gfo/Idh/MocA family protein, which translates to MSEKIKFAVVGCGHIGKRHAEMILRNEECELVGLIDVKDKSLLGIENYEVPFFASLDEFLASGIEVDVINIASPNGFHFEQSYKVIDAGKHVVVEKPMALKKQHAEKLIFQALHKHKQVFAVMQNRYSPPSAWVKEMVESGKLGKIYMVQLNCYWNRDDRYYKPESWHGKKDLDGGTLFTQFSHFIDIMYWLFGDITNIQAKFADFNHETLTDFEDSGFVSFDFVDGGMGSLNYSTSVWNQNLESSMTIIAEHGAVKIGGQYMDKVEVCNIKDYVMPELAPTNPGNDYGAYKGSAANHHYIIENVVDVLKGRNTITTNALEGLKVVDIIERIYDKK; encoded by the coding sequence ATGAGTGAGAAAATAAAGTTTGCAGTCGTTGGCTGCGGGCATATCGGAAAAAGACATGCCGAAATGATCTTAAGAAATGAGGAATGTGAATTGGTTGGATTGATCGATGTTAAAGATAAATCTTTACTGGGCATTGAAAATTATGAAGTTCCCTTTTTTGCATCACTGGATGAATTCTTAGCTTCCGGAATTGAAGTGGATGTTATTAATATTGCATCCCCAAACGGATTCCATTTTGAACAGTCTTATAAAGTGATTGATGCTGGAAAGCACGTTGTGGTAGAAAAGCCAATGGCTCTGAAAAAACAACATGCTGAAAAACTTATTTTTCAGGCTTTACATAAGCATAAGCAGGTGTTTGCAGTGATGCAAAACAGATACTCTCCACCTTCTGCATGGGTAAAAGAAATGGTAGAGAGCGGAAAACTTGGGAAAATATATATGGTTCAGCTTAATTGCTACTGGAACCGCGATGACCGATATTATAAACCGGAATCATGGCATGGAAAGAAAGATCTGGATGGAGGAACTTTATTTACACAGTTTTCTCATTTTATAGATATTATGTACTGGTTATTCGGTGATATTACCAATATTCAGGCAAAATTTGCAGACTTTAATCATGAGACTCTTACTGATTTTGAAGACTCAGGTTTTGTTAGCTTTGATTTTGTAGACGGAGGAATGGGATCATTAAACTATTCTACTTCGGTATGGAATCAGAATCTTGAAAGTTCTATGACAATCATTGCAGAGCATGGAGCAGTGAAAATCGGAGGACAATACATGGATAAAGTAGAAGTTTGTAATATAAAAGACTATGTAATGCCGGAATTAGCTCCAACGAATCCTGGAAATGATTATGGTGCTTACAAAGGATCTGCTGCCAATCACCACTATATCATTGAAAATGTTGTAGATGTACTGAAAGGAAGAAATACCATTACAACCAATGCTCTGGAAGGATTGAAAGTGGTGGATATTATTGAGAGAATATATGATAAAAAGTAG
- a CDS encoding acyltransferase: MSDFFAHETAVIDEGCQIGTGTKIWHFSHLMTGCVLGEKCNIGQNVVISPKVILGKNVKVQNNVSIYEGVTCDDDVFLGPSMVFTNVINPRSAVNRKNEYLKTHVGKGASIGANATIVCGHNIGQYAFIGAGAVVTKEVPDYALVVGNPARQMGWMSEFGQRLQFDAENIAVCEESGEKYKLENNKVSKI; encoded by the coding sequence ATGTCAGATTTTTTTGCACACGAAACAGCTGTTATTGATGAAGGTTGCCAGATAGGGACCGGAACCAAAATTTGGCATTTTTCACACCTTATGACCGGCTGCGTTTTGGGAGAAAAATGTAATATAGGACAAAACGTTGTTATTTCTCCAAAAGTAATTTTAGGAAAGAATGTAAAAGTTCAGAATAATGTTTCTATTTATGAAGGAGTAACATGTGACGATGATGTCTTTTTAGGTCCTTCAATGGTTTTTACCAACGTGATAAATCCAAGAAGTGCCGTAAACAGAAAGAATGAATATCTGAAAACACATGTGGGAAAAGGTGCATCTATAGGAGCTAATGCAACTATTGTCTGTGGACACAATATAGGTCAGTATGCCTTCATTGGAGCAGGAGCAGTAGTTACAAAAGAAGTGCCGGATTATGCATTGGTAGTAGGAAATCCTGCCAGACAAATGGGGTGGATGAGCGAATTTGGGCAAAGACTTCAATTTGATGCAGAAAATATTGCCGTTTGTGAAGAAAGTGGAGAAAAATACAAATTAGAAAACAATAAAGTTTCAAAAATTTAA
- a CDS encoding DegT/DnrJ/EryC1/StrS family aminotransferase, with translation MKIQMVDLKGQYLKIKEDIDAGIQECIDNTAFINGPAVKEFQQDFEKYLGVKHVIPCANGTDALQIAMMALDLQPGDEIICPAFTYVATAEVIGLLGLKPVMVDVNGDTFDIELEDLQKYLTPNTKAIVPVHLYGQSANMEKILEFAERHNLFVIEDNAQAMGSDYTFSDGTVKKTGAIGHIGCTSFFPSKNLGCYGDGGALMTNDDDLALKIRMIANHGQEKKYYHKVLGCNSRLDTIQAAVLKVKLKHLDEYSAARNRMADYYDKNLAGIAEIQIPKRAENSTHVFHQYTLRVKNGKRDDLQKYLAEKNIPSMIYYPLPLYKQEAFLQYVEEGFSLPVTEQLCTEVISLPIHTEFDQEVLDVIVTEIKNYFN, from the coding sequence ATGAAAATTCAAATGGTTGACCTTAAAGGTCAATACCTGAAAATAAAAGAAGACATAGATGCCGGTATCCAGGAATGTATAGACAATACAGCATTTATTAATGGTCCTGCTGTAAAAGAATTTCAACAGGATTTCGAAAAATATTTAGGTGTAAAACATGTTATCCCTTGTGCTAACGGAACTGATGCCCTTCAAATTGCCATGATGGCACTTGATCTGCAGCCTGGTGACGAAATTATCTGCCCGGCTTTCACTTACGTAGCTACTGCTGAAGTTATTGGTCTTTTAGGATTAAAACCCGTAATGGTAGATGTAAACGGAGATACTTTTGATATTGAACTTGAGGATTTACAAAAATATCTGACACCTAATACCAAAGCAATTGTTCCTGTTCATTTATATGGGCAAAGTGCCAATATGGAAAAGATTCTTGAATTTGCAGAAAGGCACAATCTTTTTGTTATAGAAGATAATGCTCAGGCAATGGGTTCCGATTATACTTTTTCTGACGGAACCGTCAAAAAAACGGGAGCTATTGGCCATATCGGGTGTACCTCATTTTTTCCGTCAAAAAACCTGGGTTGCTATGGTGATGGAGGTGCGTTAATGACGAATGATGATGATCTGGCTTTAAAAATCAGAATGATTGCCAACCATGGTCAGGAAAAGAAATACTATCATAAAGTTTTAGGTTGCAATTCCAGATTAGATACAATTCAGGCAGCCGTTTTAAAAGTTAAGCTAAAACATTTAGATGAATATTCTGCTGCCAGAAACAGGATGGCTGATTATTATGATAAAAATCTTGCTGGTATTGCCGAAATTCAAATACCCAAAAGAGCTGAAAACTCTACCCACGTATTCCATCAGTATACCCTTAGAGTGAAAAATGGGAAAAGAGATGACCTACAAAAATATTTGGCAGAAAAGAATATTCCAAGTATGATTTATTATCCTTTACCCCTTTACAAACAAGAAGCTTTTCTTCAATACGTGGAAGAAGGTTTTAGTCTTCCTGTTACGGAGCAGCTTTGCACCGAAGTGATTTCCCTTCCTATACATACAGAATTTGATCAGGAAGTATTGGATGTTATTGTTACAGAAATTAAGAATTATTTTAATTAA
- the lhgO gene encoding L-2-hydroxyglutarate oxidase, translating into MSYDIIIIGAGLVGLATAYQTKLKNPDSKILILEKENDVALHQSGHNSGVIHSGIYYKPGSLKAKNCIEGYNSVINFAEKYGIRYDLCGKIIVATSQEELPLLDNIYKRGIENGLQNLKYLSREEFREIEPHCEGIRAIKVPQTGIIDYPGIAKKIKELFEELGGEVRFNNEVKNIIDKGSEIIVNTNVSEFKTKKLISCAGLYSDKITKMTNEKNDVVIIPFRGEYYKIKDEKKYLVKHLIYPVPDPSFPFLGVHFTRMIDGNIEAGPNAVLAFKKEGYHFFDFNFNETMQTMLWPGFRKIVAKYGKTGMGEMHRSLSKSAFTKALQKLLPEIQENDLVAGGSGVRAQACDRNGGLIDDFDIVKNGNIIHVRNAPSPAATSCLSIGNKISELIVN; encoded by the coding sequence ATGAGCTATGATATTATAATCATTGGTGCAGGTTTGGTAGGATTGGCTACGGCCTATCAAACTAAGCTGAAAAATCCTGATTCTAAGATTTTAATTTTAGAAAAAGAAAACGATGTTGCATTGCACCAATCGGGACACAACAGCGGCGTAATCCATAGTGGGATTTATTATAAACCAGGCAGCCTTAAAGCAAAAAACTGTATCGAAGGATATAATTCAGTCATTAATTTTGCCGAGAAATACGGAATAAGATACGACCTTTGCGGCAAAATAATCGTAGCTACCTCACAGGAAGAATTACCCCTTTTAGATAATATTTATAAAAGAGGTATTGAAAACGGTCTGCAAAACTTAAAATATCTTTCAAGAGAAGAATTCCGTGAAATTGAACCTCACTGCGAAGGTATAAGAGCAATAAAAGTGCCACAAACCGGAATTATTGATTATCCGGGAATAGCAAAAAAAATAAAAGAACTTTTTGAAGAATTAGGAGGAGAAGTGAGATTCAACAATGAAGTAAAAAACATCATTGATAAAGGATCTGAAATTATTGTAAACACCAACGTTTCCGAATTTAAAACCAAAAAGCTGATTTCCTGCGCAGGACTTTATTCTGATAAGATCACCAAAATGACCAACGAAAAAAACGATGTGGTCATTATTCCGTTCAGAGGAGAATATTATAAGATTAAGGATGAAAAAAAATATTTGGTAAAACATCTTATTTATCCGGTTCCTGACCCTAGCTTTCCGTTCCTTGGAGTACACTTTACCAGAATGATTGATGGTAATATCGAAGCTGGTCCTAATGCTGTTTTGGCTTTCAAGAAGGAAGGATACCATTTTTTCGATTTCAATTTCAACGAAACGATGCAGACTATGCTATGGCCTGGATTTAGGAAAATTGTAGCGAAATACGGAAAAACAGGAATGGGAGAAATGCACCGTTCACTTTCCAAATCCGCGTTTACAAAAGCTTTACAGAAACTTTTACCGGAAATACAGGAAAATGACCTCGTAGCAGGAGGCTCAGGTGTAAGAGCTCAGGCTTGTGACAGAAATGGAGGATTAATTGATGATTTTGATATCGTGAAAAACGGAAACATTATTCACGTAAGAAATGCACCCTCTCCGGCAGCCACTTCCTGTCTTTCTATAGGAAATAAGATCAGTGAGCTTATTGTGAATTAA